The Acetivibrio saccincola genome window below encodes:
- the dnaJ gene encoding molecular chaperone DnaJ yields MAQKRDYYEVLGVDRNASEAEIKKAYRRLAKMYHPDMNPNDKTAEAKFKEAAEAYEVLSDPQKRAQYDQFGHAFSDAGGFSGFGGGFSGGFTDFDFGDIFETFFGSSMFGGRTRSTRRGPQKGTDLHFEMELSFEESIFGVEKEIPINKMHVCSKCDGSGSKPGSKPSTCQQCGGAGQVQYKQRTPFGQFVNIKTCDACHGEGKIITNPCSECNGRGRVKKSAKIKIKVPAGISDGQVIPLRGAGEPGSNGGPAGDIYFTIRVKPHPIFTREGNNIFCEIPITFTQAALGAEIEVPTVYGKEKFVIPEGTQTGTRFRLKGKGAPNLRTNIKGDQYFTVNVEVPRKLNEKQKSVLREFAELIGDEVHEQRKSFFDKMKNALGM; encoded by the coding sequence ATGGCTCAGAAAAGGGATTACTATGAAGTTTTAGGGGTTGATAGGAATGCATCGGAAGCAGAGATAAAAAAAGCATATAGAAGATTGGCAAAAATGTATCACCCTGATATGAATCCCAATGACAAAACTGCCGAAGCTAAATTTAAAGAAGCTGCAGAAGCGTATGAGGTATTAAGTGATCCCCAAAAGAGAGCCCAATATGACCAGTTTGGCCATGCATTTAGCGATGCAGGCGGGTTTAGCGGGTTTGGCGGTGGTTTTAGCGGCGGCTTTACTGATTTTGATTTTGGAGATATATTTGAAACATTTTTTGGAAGTTCAATGTTTGGAGGAAGAACCAGATCAACAAGAAGAGGTCCCCAAAAAGGGACTGATTTACATTTTGAGATGGAATTGTCTTTTGAAGAGTCGATATTTGGAGTTGAAAAAGAAATTCCTATAAATAAAATGCATGTATGCTCAAAATGTGATGGAAGTGGTTCAAAGCCTGGAAGCAAACCTTCGACATGTCAGCAGTGTGGAGGAGCAGGACAGGTTCAATACAAGCAAAGAACTCCCTTTGGGCAGTTTGTGAACATTAAAACCTGTGATGCCTGTCACGGGGAAGGAAAGATTATTACAAACCCCTGTAGTGAGTGTAATGGAAGGGGAAGGGTGAAAAAGAGCGCAAAAATAAAAATAAAAGTACCGGCGGGAATTTCAGATGGTCAGGTTATTCCACTAAGGGGTGCAGGAGAGCCTGGTTCTAATGGAGGACCTGCGGGGGATATTTATTTTACCATCAGGGTAAAACCCCATCCAATATTTACCCGTGAAGGGAATAATATATTTTGTGAAATACCCATCACTTTTACACAGGCAGCACTGGGGGCAGAAATAGAAGTACCTACTGTTTACGGAAAAGAAAAGTTTGTTATACCTGAAGGGACTCAAACAGGTACAAGGTTTAGACTAAAAGGAAAAGGAGCACCTAATTTAAGAACAAATATAAAGGGAGATCAATATTTTACTGTAAATGTTGAGGTGCCCAGAAAACTTAATGAAAAGCAAAAAAGCGTATTAAGGGAGTTTGCGGAGTTAATCGGGGATGAAGTTCATGAGCAGAGGAAGAGTTTTTTTGATAAAATGAAAAATGCATTGGGTATGTAG
- the dnaK gene encoding molecular chaperone DnaK, whose amino-acid sequence MSKVIGIDLGTTNSCVAVMEGGEPVVIPNSEGSRTTASVVAFSKTNERLVGQVAKRQAITNPDRTIMSVKRDMGTDRKITIDDKSYTPQEISAMILQKIKADAESYLGTKVTKAVITVPAYFSDSQRQATKDAGKIAGLEVLRIINEPTAAALAYGLDKEKDQKILVFDLGGGTFDVSILEIGDGVFEVLATSGNNKLGGDDFDDRIIKYLIDTFKADTGIDLSQDKMAMQRLKEAAEKAKIELSGVTTTNINLPFITADSTGPKHLDATLTRAKFEEITADLVEKTMEPLKRAMSDAGLEANEIDKILLVGGSTRIPAVQEAVKKYFGKEPFKGINPDECVAIGAAIQAGVLTGDVKDLLLLDVTPLSLGIETYGGVFTKLIERNTTIPTKKSQIFSTAADGQTAVTIRVFQGERQMAADNKLLGEFNLDGIPPAPRGVPQIEVTFDIDANGIVNVSAKDKGTGKEQKVTITASTNLSEEEIDRAIKEAQKFEEEDKKRKEAVEIRNNADSMVFQSEKVLNDLGDKISSEEKSKIQGEIEKVKEALKGDDTDAIKNATESLQKAFYEISQKIYQQNPQGAQQDAGMGGSAGESGDAGGGQENVYEADYEVVDDEDEKK is encoded by the coding sequence ATGTCGAAAGTAATTGGAATAGATTTAGGAACTACCAACTCATGTGTAGCTGTTATGGAAGGAGGAGAACCTGTCGTCATTCCAAATTCAGAAGGAAGCAGGACAACAGCATCCGTTGTTGCTTTTTCCAAGACAAATGAAAGATTGGTGGGGCAGGTAGCTAAAAGGCAGGCTATAACAAATCCTGACAGAACTATTATGTCTGTAAAAAGAGACATGGGTACCGATAGAAAAATAACTATAGATGATAAAAGTTATACACCCCAGGAAATATCTGCAATGATTTTACAAAAAATAAAAGCAGATGCAGAAAGTTATTTAGGTACAAAGGTAACTAAAGCTGTTATTACAGTACCGGCTTATTTTAGTGACTCACAAAGACAGGCTACCAAGGACGCAGGAAAGATAGCCGGATTAGAAGTGTTGAGGATAATAAATGAGCCAACTGCTGCAGCTTTAGCTTACGGGCTGGATAAGGAAAAGGATCAGAAAATACTGGTATTTGACCTAGGGGGAGGAACTTTTGATGTTTCCATATTAGAAATAGGAGACGGTGTATTTGAGGTATTGGCTACAAGTGGTAATAACAAGCTTGGGGGAGACGATTTTGACGACAGAATAATAAAATATTTAATAGATACTTTTAAGGCGGATACAGGTATTGATTTATCACAGGATAAAATGGCAATGCAAAGGCTTAAGGAAGCAGCTGAAAAAGCAAAAATAGAGCTTTCAGGAGTTACGACAACTAATATCAATCTTCCGTTTATTACAGCGGATTCCACAGGACCAAAGCATTTAGATGCTACTTTGACAAGAGCTAAATTTGAAGAAATAACTGCTGATTTAGTTGAAAAAACTATGGAACCATTAAAAAGGGCGATGAGTGACGCCGGTCTTGAGGCAAATGAAATAGATAAAATACTTTTGGTGGGAGGTTCTACAAGAATACCTGCAGTTCAGGAGGCAGTTAAAAAATATTTTGGAAAAGAACCTTTCAAAGGAATAAACCCGGATGAATGTGTTGCTATAGGAGCTGCCATTCAGGCAGGTGTACTTACCGGCGATGTAAAAGACTTGCTTTTATTAGACGTTACACCGCTGTCTTTAGGTATTGAAACATATGGCGGGGTATTTACAAAACTTATTGAAAGAAACACTACAATACCAACTAAGAAGAGCCAGATTTTCTCAACAGCTGCAGACGGTCAGACAGCGGTAACTATAAGGGTATTCCAAGGTGAAAGGCAAATGGCTGCAGACAACAAACTCCTAGGTGAGTTTAACTTAGACGGTATTCCACCGGCACCAAGGGGAGTGCCTCAAATTGAAGTAACATTTGACATAGATGCCAATGGTATTGTTAATGTTTCAGCAAAAGACAAAGGTACCGGAAAAGAGCAAAAAGTTACCATTACAGCAAGTACCAACCTTTCTGAGGAAGAAATAGACAGAGCCATTAAAGAAGCGCAGAAATTTGAAGAAGAGGACAAAAAGAGAAAAGAAGCTGTTGAGATTAGGAATAATGCAGATTCCATGGTGTTTCAGTCAGAAAAAGTCCTAAATGATTTAGGTGATAAAATAAGCAGTGAAGAAAAATCAAAGATTCAGGGTGAGATTGAAAAAGTAAAAGAGGCATTAAAAGGTGACGATACTGACGCCATCAAAAATGCGACTGAAAGTTTACAAAAAGCCTTTTATGAAATATCCCAGAAAATATATCAGCAAAATCCCCAGGGAGCTCAGCAAGATGCTGGTATGGGAGGAAGCGCAGGAGAAAGCGGGGATGCCGGAGGCGGACAGGAAAATGTGTACGAAGCAGACTATGAAGTTGTAGATGATGAAGATGAGAAAAAGTAA
- the grpE gene encoding nucleotide exchange factor GrpE gives MAKDKELYDKNEEVKNNETNLEETLEKAEETVEETVKESVKEDSTACDKSDNDNLDKEVHRLKAELDEKSKQCEEYVNMFQRVAAEFDNYKKRTAKEKSEIYDSALIDVVKAFLPVIDNIERAVDALNKGADSNTLEEGINLIYKQFKEVLGKLEVTEIEGVGSTFDPNKHNAVMHVEDESYGENIIVEELQKGYRCKDKIIRYSMVKVAN, from the coding sequence ATGGCTAAAGACAAAGAGCTGTATGACAAAAATGAAGAAGTAAAAAACAATGAAACAAATTTAGAAGAAACTTTAGAAAAGGCAGAAGAAACAGTTGAAGAAACTGTAAAAGAATCAGTTAAAGAAGATTCTACCGCCTGTGATAAATCAGATAATGATAATTTAGATAAGGAAGTTCACCGGTTAAAGGCTGAACTTGATGAAAAATCAAAGCAGTGTGAAGAATATGTAAATATGTTTCAAAGAGTAGCTGCAGAGTTTGACAATTACAAAAAGAGAACTGCAAAGGAAAAAAGTGAAATATATGACAGTGCCTTGATAGATGTAGTAAAGGCTTTTTTGCCTGTTATAGATAATATTGAAAGGGCTGTTGATGCCTTAAATAAAGGAGCAGATTCTAATACATTAGAAGAAGGTATTAATTTAATTTATAAGCAGTTTAAAGAAGTATTAGGAAAACTTGAAGTTACTGAGATAGAAGGTGTGGGAAGTACCTTCGATCCAAACAAGCATAATGCTGTTATGCATGTGGAAGATGAATCTTATGGTGAAAATATAATTGTTGAAGAATTGCAAAAGGGCTATAGATGTAAAGATAAAATAATAAGGTATAGCATGGTTAAAGTTGCCAACTAA
- the hrcA gene encoding heat-inducible transcriptional repressor HrcA, whose translation MFLDERKKSILHAIIDDYINTAEPVGSRTLARKHGLGLSSATIRNEMADLEEMGYLTQPHTSAGRIPSDKGYRFYVDQLMESSELTVEEMYSIEDAMETQINELSQLLKQASGVMSQITKYTSMAATPGKQNSILKTVQVVPVEKGKALIVVLANAGIIKNSLINIPETVLPEHLTTVSNIFNDKLKGLTIDSINASVIKEIELLLGNERSVLHPVLNGVVDCINQIDCPEIYLDGTINMLNYPEFSDVVRAREFLNLMAAKDVLRKILNNVNRQGDYITVTIGEENKIVEMKDCSLVTTTYSLGNVVVGTLGVIGPTRMEYSKVLAAMNYMRKRASEEIKKLIGEGEEKI comes from the coding sequence ATGTTTTTGGACGAGAGGAAAAAAAGCATATTGCATGCCATTATAGATGATTACATCAATACTGCAGAGCCTGTTGGGTCAAGAACACTTGCGAGAAAACACGGGCTTGGTTTGAGTTCTGCTACCATAAGGAATGAAATGGCTGATTTAGAAGAAATGGGATATTTAACTCAGCCCCATACTTCAGCCGGCAGGATTCCTTCAGATAAAGGGTACCGTTTTTATGTTGATCAGCTTATGGAGTCCAGTGAGCTTACCGTAGAAGAGATGTACAGTATAGAAGATGCCATGGAAACTCAGATAAATGAATTAAGCCAGCTGTTAAAGCAGGCATCCGGCGTTATGTCGCAAATTACCAAATACACATCCATGGCTGCAACTCCAGGAAAACAAAACAGCATATTAAAAACTGTGCAGGTGGTGCCTGTAGAAAAGGGAAAGGCTCTTATTGTGGTTTTAGCAAATGCAGGGATTATAAAAAATAGTTTGATAAATATTCCTGAAACAGTTCTGCCGGAGCATTTAACAACTGTTTCCAACATATTTAACGATAAGTTAAAAGGACTTACCATAGATAGTATAAATGCCTCTGTTATAAAAGAAATAGAGCTGCTTTTGGGAAATGAAAGAAGTGTTTTACATCCTGTGTTAAACGGAGTGGTTGACTGTATAAATCAAATTGATTGTCCTGAAATTTATCTTGATGGCACAATCAATATGCTTAATTATCCGGAGTTTAGCGATGTTGTAAGGGCAAGGGAATTTTTAAATCTCATGGCTGCTAAAGATGTATTAAGAAAGATTCTTAATAATGTTAATAGGCAGGGGGACTATATTACAGTTACCATTGGAGAAGAGAATAAAATTGTAGAGATGAAAGACTGCAGCCTTGTTACCACCACATACTCCTTAGGGAATGTAGTGGTAGGGACATTAGGAGTAATTGGTCCTACGCGTATGGAATATTCAAAGGTACTGGCAGCTATGAATTATATGAGGAAAAGGGCAAGTGAAGAAATTAAGAAGTTAATTGGAGAAGGTGAAGAAAAAATTTAA
- the hemW gene encoding radical SAM family heme chaperone HemW — protein MKRSVSLYIHIPFCKSKCFYCDFNSFPCRDELIPAYFNALEKELMQYEKKLKDYKISTVFIGGGTPSVVDPNNIYKLMSLLNENFDVDIDLEATIESNPGTLSEEKLDAYIKSGINRLSIGLQAVQKNLLKELGRVHELEEFDIGYKLALKVGFKNINTDLIFGIPWQTLEDWDETLEYVIKCNIPHLSCYSLKIEDGTVFGDKLNRGEITPVSDEWDRKMYWMAIEKLGREKYHHYEISNFSKEGFKCRHNLVYWKCLEYIGIGAGSHSYFDNIRYNNIVDLDKYIDRMNKNIPVIENEQLIQKEDSISEYMILGLRLTEGISLEDFENKFKMGIFEVYNKEIESLIKRNLIKIEDGRLKLTSSGLDLANQVFMEFL, from the coding sequence ATGAAAAGAAGCGTTAGTTTATATATTCATATACCTTTTTGTAAGTCAAAATGTTTTTATTGTGATTTTAATTCTTTTCCGTGCAGGGATGAACTTATTCCTGCATATTTTAATGCATTAGAAAAGGAATTAATGCAATATGAAAAAAAACTAAAGGATTACAAAATAAGTACTGTTTTTATTGGCGGGGGAACACCTTCTGTAGTTGACCCAAATAATATATATAAATTAATGTCATTATTAAATGAAAATTTTGATGTAGATATAGACTTAGAAGCAACAATTGAGTCTAATCCTGGAACACTTTCGGAGGAGAAACTTGATGCATATATAAAAAGCGGGATTAATAGGCTTAGCATCGGTCTTCAGGCAGTCCAGAAAAACCTTTTAAAAGAACTGGGAAGGGTTCATGAACTGGAAGAGTTTGACATAGGATATAAACTGGCGCTAAAGGTAGGTTTTAAAAATATCAATACAGACCTTATTTTTGGAATACCCTGGCAGACTTTAGAGGATTGGGATGAAACACTGGAATATGTAATAAAATGCAACATTCCTCATTTGTCTTGTTATAGCCTTAAAATTGAAGATGGCACAGTGTTTGGGGACAAACTTAATAGAGGTGAAATAACCCCGGTTAGTGACGAATGGGACAGAAAGATGTATTGGATGGCAATAGAAAAACTTGGCAGAGAAAAATACCACCACTATGAGATATCCAATTTTTCTAAAGAAGGTTTTAAATGCAGGCACAATCTTGTGTATTGGAAATGCTTAGAATATATAGGAATAGGGGCGGGTTCCCATTCCTATTTTGACAATATAAGATATAATAATATAGTAGATTTAGATAAATATATAGATAGAATGAATAAAAATATACCAGTTATAGAGAATGAACAGTTGATACAAAAAGAAGACAGCATTTCAGAATATATGATATTAGGTCTTAGGCTTACAGAAGGTATCTCTTTGGAAGATTTTGAAAACAAGTTTAAAATGGGAATATTTGAGGTATATAATAAAGAGATAGAAAGCCTTATAAAGAGAAATCTTATTAAAATAGAAGACGGCAGGCTAAAACTTACATCTTCAGGTTTGGACTTGGCAAATCAAGTGTTTATGGAATTTTTATAA
- the lepA gene encoding translation elongation factor 4, with amino-acid sequence MSNVRQDKIRNFCIIAHIDHGKSTLADRMLEITGVLSQREMEDQILDNMDIEKERGITIKAQAVRMLYKAKDGEEYILNLIDTPGHVDFNYEVSRSLAACEGAILVVDAAQGIEAQTLANVYLALEHDLEIIPVINKIDLPSARPDFVKKEIEEVIGLDTSDIPLISAKNGINIEDVLEQVVKKVPSPAESPDKPLRALIFDSFYDSYKGVIVYIRLKEGTIKVGDKIKMMNTGKDFIVTELGYLKPGGMAPCDSLIAGEVGYVVANIKNVKDTRVGDTITLLDNPATNPLPGYKKVNPMVFCGIYPADGSEYGDLREALEKLQLNDASLIFEPETSVALGFGFRCGFLGLLHMEIIQERLEREFDFDLVTTAPSVVYKVKKKNGEVLDIDNPTNMPPLTEIDYMEEPIVKASIMSPSEFVGNIMELSQERRGIYKDMSYIDDNRVMLTYEIPLNEIIYDFFDALKSRTRGYASLDYDLIGYKKSDLVKLDIMLNGEIVDALSFIVHKDKAYSRGRRIAEKLKETIPRQQFEIPIQACIGGKIIARETVKAYRKDVLAKCYGGDITRKKKLLEKQKEGKKRMRQVGSVEVPQEAFMSVLKLDT; translated from the coding sequence ATGTCAAATGTAAGACAAGATAAAATTAGAAATTTTTGCATAATTGCACATATTGATCATGGTAAATCCACACTTGCAGACAGAATGTTAGAGATTACAGGCGTTTTAAGTCAAAGGGAGATGGAAGACCAAATATTAGATAATATGGATATAGAAAAGGAAAGAGGTATTACAATAAAAGCCCAGGCGGTAAGAATGTTATACAAGGCAAAAGACGGGGAGGAATATATATTAAACCTTATTGATACGCCAGGGCATGTGGATTTTAATTATGAAGTATCAAGAAGCCTTGCAGCATGTGAAGGTGCAATTCTTGTAGTTGACGCTGCCCAGGGGATAGAGGCGCAAACATTAGCAAATGTTTATCTTGCATTAGAACATGATTTAGAAATAATTCCTGTAATAAATAAAATTGATTTACCGAGTGCAAGACCTGATTTTGTGAAAAAGGAAATAGAAGAGGTAATAGGACTTGATACTTCTGATATTCCTTTAATATCTGCAAAGAATGGAATAAATATAGAAGATGTATTAGAGCAGGTTGTTAAAAAAGTGCCTTCTCCTGCTGAAAGTCCGGATAAGCCTTTAAGGGCATTGATTTTTGATTCTTTTTATGACAGCTACAAAGGTGTAATTGTGTATATCAGGCTAAAAGAAGGAACTATTAAAGTAGGCGATAAAATAAAAATGATGAATACCGGTAAAGATTTTATTGTGACTGAATTAGGCTATTTAAAGCCTGGGGGTATGGCACCATGTGATTCTTTAATAGCCGGTGAAGTAGGCTATGTTGTGGCAAATATTAAAAATGTAAAAGATACAAGGGTGGGGGATACCATTACATTATTGGACAATCCTGCAACCAATCCTTTACCGGGTTATAAGAAAGTCAACCCTATGGTGTTTTGCGGTATCTACCCTGCTGACGGCTCAGAATACGGGGATTTAAGAGAGGCGTTAGAAAAACTTCAATTAAATGATGCATCTCTTATATTTGAACCTGAAACATCGGTTGCATTAGGTTTTGGATTCAGATGTGGTTTTTTAGGACTTTTACATATGGAGATTATCCAGGAGAGATTAGAGCGTGAATTTGATTTTGACTTAGTTACCACAGCTCCTAGCGTTGTCTACAAGGTAAAGAAGAAAAACGGTGAAGTACTTGATATTGATAATCCAACAAACATGCCTCCTTTGACGGAAATTGACTATATGGAAGAGCCAATTGTCAAGGCTTCCATCATGTCACCTTCAGAATTTGTGGGAAATATTATGGAACTTTCCCAGGAGAGAAGAGGAATTTATAAAGATATGTCTTATATAGACGACAATAGAGTGATGCTCACATATGAGATACCTTTAAATGAAATAATATATGATTTCTTTGATGCACTAAAATCAAGGACAAGGGGCTATGCTTCATTGGATTATGATTTAATAGGATATAAAAAGTCAGACCTTGTAAAACTTGACATTATGTTAAACGGTGAAATTGTAGACGCCCTTTCCTTTATAGTTCACAAAGACAAGGCATATTCAAGGGGAAGGAGAATTGCAGAAAAATTAAAAGAAACAATTCCAAGGCAGCAGTTTGAAATACCTATACAGGCATGTATAGGTGGTAAGATAATTGCAAGGGAAACTGTAAAAGCATACAGGAAAGATGTTTTGGCTAAATGTTACGGCGGGGACATTACCCGTAAAAAGAAACTTTTAGAAAAGCAAAAAGAAGGTAAAAAGAGAATGCGTCAGGTAGGAAGCGTGGAAGTGCCCCAGGAGGCATTTATGAGTGTTCTCAAACTGGATACTTAA
- the spoIIP gene encoding stage II sporulation protein P, giving the protein MAEKAKIRLGTLSVVKKSILLFIAFLLAIKTGIIFGDFFYNSENENIERVDVETFRSTLNITLPVIETIYNSGSISLSFSGQLRSIIKTIFHFDLGYPITVLNAQSPYFHSFYINGYNAYLNQGETYEPYVYIADLDIDENERENDFPNIESSITYNSEEDENDNKGDSEKNAVTIGDIAINNYETDFHIDVEKIMETPLKLNSHKKGPKVLIYHTHTTESFITELEQLEQSGIPNRTTDATNNVVRVGEELAQILRKKYNIEVIHNSTVHNYPSDTGAYGRSLNTASNILTSYPSIQIVIDIHRDGMDGKKLRTVTEIDGKKAAKIMFVVGTNATGLEHPEWRENLKLAITLQSMLDERYPGLTRPIYISKNRYNQHLSKGALIVEIGGDGNLISECLESTKYLAEVINEVLN; this is encoded by the coding sequence ATGGCAGAAAAAGCAAAGATACGGTTGGGAACGCTTTCTGTTGTAAAAAAATCCATCCTTTTATTTATTGCATTTTTATTAGCAATTAAAACAGGTATAATTTTTGGGGATTTTTTTTATAATTCAGAAAATGAAAATATTGAAAGGGTGGATGTTGAAACATTCAGAAGTACATTAAACATTACCTTACCTGTCATTGAAACCATATACAATAGCGGAAGTATTAGTCTTTCATTTTCCGGGCAATTGAGAAGCATTATAAAAACTATATTTCATTTTGATTTAGGATACCCTATAACTGTGCTAAATGCCCAGTCCCCGTATTTTCACAGCTTTTACATAAACGGGTATAATGCTTATTTAAACCAAGGTGAAACCTATGAACCGTATGTGTACATTGCTGATTTAGACATAGATGAGAATGAAAGGGAAAATGATTTTCCCAATATAGAAAGCAGCATAACTTATAATTCAGAGGAAGATGAAAATGACAACAAGGGTGACTCTGAAAAAAATGCAGTAACTATAGGAGATATAGCAATTAATAATTATGAAACGGATTTTCATATAGATGTTGAAAAGATAATGGAAACACCTTTAAAACTGAATTCTCATAAAAAAGGACCGAAAGTATTGATTTATCATACCCACACAACAGAAAGCTTCATAACAGAATTAGAACAATTAGAACAAAGCGGTATTCCAAACAGGACTACAGATGCTACAAATAATGTTGTCAGAGTGGGGGAAGAACTGGCACAGATTTTAAGGAAAAAATATAATATTGAAGTTATACATAATTCTACGGTACATAACTATCCAAGTGATACAGGTGCATATGGAAGATCTTTAAATACAGCCTCAAATATTTTAACCAGCTATCCTTCTATACAAATTGTTATAGATATTCACAGGGACGGGATGGACGGGAAAAAACTGCGTACGGTAACTGAAATAGACGGGAAAAAAGCTGCCAAAATAATGTTTGTGGTGGGAACTAATGCTACAGGCTTAGAACATCCTGAATGGAGGGAAAATTTAAAGCTGGCTATAACCCTTCAAAGTATGCTAGATGAAAGATACCCGGGGCTTACAAGACCTATTTATATAAGTAAGAACAGATACAACCAGCATTTATCCAAAGGTGCCTTAATAGTTGAAATAGGAGGGGATGGCAATTTAATAAGTGAGTGCTTAGAGAGTACAAAATACCTTGCTGAAGTAATTAATGAAGTTTTAAACTAA